A single region of the Anticarsia gemmatalis isolate Benzon Research Colony breed Stoneville strain chromosome 19, ilAntGemm2 primary, whole genome shotgun sequence genome encodes:
- the LOC142981318 gene encoding uncharacterized protein LOC142981318 isoform X1 encodes MVPQTKVFVGSLPQGSKPEELRKLFERFGVVTECDIMNRCGFVHMQTEDQASAAIRALNNTTFNGGVISVERGRIKERGARGGGGGRGGMRGGMRGGMERRGGGPMRGGAPLRDAPYARERPAPHARGPPGAPVPLAPRPLPYERERAPPPAYDERYNGYGGEDRRGFALMERGARDPYAAPLPYVPDERRYDEMSMYDDRRGAPMYDERDLMDRRPAMPPYERALPPRPAPMPNGDMFSRRSPMRGAAGPGGYDRDPYAQQYPPMGRGGGGAARGRELAGMGPRRY; translated from the exons ATGGTGCCG CAAACTAAGGTGTTCGTCGGCAGCCTGCCGCAGGGCTCTAAGCCGGAGGAGCTCCGCAAGCTATTCGAGCGCTTCGGCGTCGTGACAGAATGCGACATAATGAACCGCTGCGGGTTCGTGCACATGCAGACCGAGGACCAGGCGTCGGCGGCGATCCGCGCGCTAAATAACACGACGTTCAACGGCGGCGTCATATCGGTCGAGCGCGGTCGCATCAAGGAACGCGGGgctcgcggcggcggcggcgggcgcggcggcatGAGGGGCGGCATGCGCGGGGGCAtggagcggcgcggcggcgggcccATGCGCGGCGGAGCGCCACTGCGGGACGCGCCCTACGCCCGCGAGCGCCCCGCGCCGCACGCCCGCGGGCCGCCCGGAGCGCCCGTGCCGCTGGCGCCGCGCCCGCTGCCCTACGAGCGCGAGCGCGCGCCCCCGCCGGCCTACGACGAGCGCTACAACGGCTACGGCGGCGAGGACCGACGCGGCTTCGCGCTCATGGAGCGCGGCGCGCGGGACCCCTACGCCGCGCCGCTGCCCTACGTGCCCGACGAGCGGCGCTACGACGAGATGTCCATGTACGACGACCGGCGCGGCGCACCCATGTACGACGAGCGCGACCTGATGGACCGGCGCCCCGCCATGCCGCCCTACGAGCGAGCGCTgccgccgcgccccgcgcccatGCCCAACGGTGACATGTTCAGCAGACGATCACCCAT GAGAGGTGCAGCTGGTCCGGGAGGATACGACAGAGACCCATACGCCCAGCAGTACCCACCGATGGGACG cggcggcggcggcgcggcgcgcggtaGGGAGCTGGCGGGCATGGGCCCTCGCCGCTACTAG
- the LOC142981318 gene encoding uncharacterized protein LOC142981318 isoform X2, translated as MVPQTKVFVGSLPQGSKPEELRKLFERFGVVTECDIMNRCGFVHMQTEDQASAAIRALNNTTFNGGVISVERGRIKERGARGGGGGRGGMRGGMRGGMERRGGGPMRGGAPLRDAPYARERPAPHARGPPGAPVPLAPRPLPYERERAPPPAYDERYNGYGGEDRRGFALMERGARDPYAAPLPYVPDERRYDEMSMYDDRRGAPMYDERDLMDRRPAMPPYERALPPRPAPMPNGDMFSRRSPMRGAAGPGGYDRDPYAQQYPPMGRSWTPG; from the exons ATGGTGCCG CAAACTAAGGTGTTCGTCGGCAGCCTGCCGCAGGGCTCTAAGCCGGAGGAGCTCCGCAAGCTATTCGAGCGCTTCGGCGTCGTGACAGAATGCGACATAATGAACCGCTGCGGGTTCGTGCACATGCAGACCGAGGACCAGGCGTCGGCGGCGATCCGCGCGCTAAATAACACGACGTTCAACGGCGGCGTCATATCGGTCGAGCGCGGTCGCATCAAGGAACGCGGGgctcgcggcggcggcggcgggcgcggcggcatGAGGGGCGGCATGCGCGGGGGCAtggagcggcgcggcggcgggcccATGCGCGGCGGAGCGCCACTGCGGGACGCGCCCTACGCCCGCGAGCGCCCCGCGCCGCACGCCCGCGGGCCGCCCGGAGCGCCCGTGCCGCTGGCGCCGCGCCCGCTGCCCTACGAGCGCGAGCGCGCGCCCCCGCCGGCCTACGACGAGCGCTACAACGGCTACGGCGGCGAGGACCGACGCGGCTTCGCGCTCATGGAGCGCGGCGCGCGGGACCCCTACGCCGCGCCGCTGCCCTACGTGCCCGACGAGCGGCGCTACGACGAGATGTCCATGTACGACGACCGGCGCGGCGCACCCATGTACGACGAGCGCGACCTGATGGACCGGCGCCCCGCCATGCCGCCCTACGAGCGAGCGCTgccgccgcgccccgcgcccatGCCCAACGGTGACATGTTCAGCAGACGATCACCCAT GAGAGGTGCAGCTGGTCCGGGAGGATACGACAGAGACCCATACGCCCAGCAGTACCCACCGATGGGACG GAGTTGGACGCCCGGCTGA
- the LOC142981318 gene encoding uncharacterized protein LOC142981318 isoform X3: MVPQTKVFVGSLPQGSKPEELRKLFERFGVVTECDIMNRCGFVHMQTEDQASAAIRALNNTTFNGGVISVERGRIKERGARGGGGGRGGMRGGMRGGMERRGGGPMRGGAPLRDAPYARERPAPHARGPPGAPVPLAPRPLPYERERAPPPAYDERYNGYGGEDRRGFALMERGARDPYAAPLPYVPDERRYDEMSMYDDRRGAPMYDERDLMDRRPAMPPYERALPPRPAPMPNGDMFSRRSPMRGAAGPGGYDRDPYAQQYPPMGR; the protein is encoded by the exons ATGGTGCCG CAAACTAAGGTGTTCGTCGGCAGCCTGCCGCAGGGCTCTAAGCCGGAGGAGCTCCGCAAGCTATTCGAGCGCTTCGGCGTCGTGACAGAATGCGACATAATGAACCGCTGCGGGTTCGTGCACATGCAGACCGAGGACCAGGCGTCGGCGGCGATCCGCGCGCTAAATAACACGACGTTCAACGGCGGCGTCATATCGGTCGAGCGCGGTCGCATCAAGGAACGCGGGgctcgcggcggcggcggcgggcgcggcggcatGAGGGGCGGCATGCGCGGGGGCAtggagcggcgcggcggcgggcccATGCGCGGCGGAGCGCCACTGCGGGACGCGCCCTACGCCCGCGAGCGCCCCGCGCCGCACGCCCGCGGGCCGCCCGGAGCGCCCGTGCCGCTGGCGCCGCGCCCGCTGCCCTACGAGCGCGAGCGCGCGCCCCCGCCGGCCTACGACGAGCGCTACAACGGCTACGGCGGCGAGGACCGACGCGGCTTCGCGCTCATGGAGCGCGGCGCGCGGGACCCCTACGCCGCGCCGCTGCCCTACGTGCCCGACGAGCGGCGCTACGACGAGATGTCCATGTACGACGACCGGCGCGGCGCACCCATGTACGACGAGCGCGACCTGATGGACCGGCGCCCCGCCATGCCGCCCTACGAGCGAGCGCTgccgccgcgccccgcgcccatGCCCAACGGTGACATGTTCAGCAGACGATCACCCAT GAGAGGTGCAGCTGGTCCGGGAGGATACGACAGAGACCCATACGCCCAGCAGTACCCACCGATGGGACG CTAA